A stretch of Miscanthus floridulus cultivar M001 chromosome 13, ASM1932011v1, whole genome shotgun sequence DNA encodes these proteins:
- the LOC136502108 gene encoding uncharacterized protein, whose product MGSTPSMLTQYDIEEVQDHCNHAFSQQEIVSLYHRFCQLDRNGGGFVSADEFMSVPEFAVNPLSQRLLRMLDGLNFKEFVAFLSAFSPRTSPQQKIEFIFKVYDTDCNGKVAFDDILSILRDLTGSFMTEQQRQKVLTHVLEEAGYTKDSHFTLPDFMKIIGNSELKMEVEVPID is encoded by the exons ATGGGGAGCACTCCCTCTATGCTCACCCAATACGACATCGAGGAGGTCCAGGACCATTGTAACCACGCAT TCTCGCAGCAGGAGATCGTGTCGCTGTACCATCGCTTCTGCCAGCTTGACCGCAACGGAGGTGGTTTTGTCTCCGCTGACGAGTTCATGTCGGTCCCTGAGTTCGCCGTAAATCCCCTCTCCCAG AGGCTCCTGAGGATGCTGGATGGGCTCAACTTCAAGGAGTTTGTAGCATTTTTGTCAGCTTTTAGCCCCCGCACAAGCCCGCAGCAAAAGATTGAAT TTATTTTCAAGGTTTATGATACTGACTGCAACGGGAAGGTTGCTTTTGATGACATCTTGAGCATCTTGCGAGATCTCACAGGTTCATTTATGACAGAGCAACAGAGACAG AAAGTCTTGACTCATGTGTTAGAAGAAGCTGGGTACACAAAAGATTCACATTTCACACTCCCAGACTTTATGAAG ATTATTGGCAATTCTGAGCTCAAGATGGAGGTTGAAGTTCCTATTGACTAA
- the LOC136502109 gene encoding AP2-like ethylene-responsive transcription factor At1g16060 encodes MARPRKNAGTDEDPNTAATGVSVSVTGKPKLKRARRKSSEPRESPSQRSSAYRGVTRHRWTGRFEAHLWDKDARNGSRNKKGKQVYLGAYDDEEAAARAHDLAALKYWGPATVLNFPLCGYDEELREMEGQPREEYIGSLRRRSSGFSRGVSKYRGVARHHHNGRWEARIGRVLGNKYLYLGTFATQEAAAVAYDIAAIEHRGLNAVTNFDISHYVNHWRRQCHGPCDDSLGVMDVVPFQLPDDLPECPAAIGLEETSGDAEFHNGEEGYLQHHTSGPFGAQQQLPDEMGAPAHQMAPKSSALDMVLHSPKFKELMEQVSAEAAASESSSGGSMSSSSPSPSLSSFSPSPLQLPSPPPPPQQPEFAEGAPARCSFPDDVQTFFDFENENDMSFVYAEVDTFLFGDLGAYAAPIFHFDLDV; translated from the exons ATGGCCAGGCCCCGCAAGAACGCCGGCACCGACGAGGATCCTAACACCGCCGCCACGGGCGTCAGCGTCAGCGTCACCGGGAAGCCGAAGCTGAAGCGTGCGCGGAGGAAGAGCAGCGAGCCGCGGGAGAGCCCCTCCCAGCGCAGCTCCGCGTACCGCGGCGTCACACG GCACCGGTGGACGGGGCGGTTCGAGGCGCACCTGTGGGACAAGGACGCCCGCAACGGCTCCCGGAACAAGAAAGGCAAGCAAG TTTATCTAG GCGCGTACGACGACGAGGAAGCGGCGGCGCGCGCTCACGACCTGGCGGCGCTCAAGTACTGGGGCCCCGCCACCGTCCTCAACTTCCCG CTGTGCGGCTACGACGAGGAGCTGAGGGAGATGGAGGGGCAGCCCAGGGAGGAGTACATCGGGTCGCTGCGCCGGCGGAGCAGCGGCTTCTCGCGTGGGGTGTCCAAGTACAGGGGCGTTGCCAG GCATCATCACAACGGGAGATGGGAGGCGAGGATCGGCCGCGTGTTGGGCAACAAGTACCTCTACCTCGGCACTTTCG CAACGcaagaggcggcggcggtggcgtacGACATCGCAGCTATAGAGCACCGTGGCCTTAACGCGGTCACCAACTTCGACATCAGCCACTACGTCAATCACTGGCGTCGACAATGCCATGGCCCCTGCGACGACAGCCTCGGCGTGATGGACGTCGTCCCGTTCCAGCTACCAGATGACCTGCCCGAGTGTCCGGCCGCCATCGGCCTCGAGGAGACCTCGGGCGACGCGGAATTCCACAACGGCGAGGAGGGCTACCTGCAGCACCACACCAGCGGACCCTTCGGCGCGCAGCAGCAGCTTCCTGACGAGATGGGAGCGCCGGCTCATCAAATGGCGCCAAAGTCGTCGGCGCTCGACATGGTGTTGCACTCTCCTAAGTTCAAGGAGCTGATGGAGCAGGTCTCCGCGGAGGCGGCGGCCTCCGagagcagcagcggcggcagcaTGAGCAGCAGCTCGCCGTCGCCGTCTTTGTCCTCGTTCTCGCCTTCGCCTCTGCAgctgccatcgccgccgccgccgccgcagcagcctgAGTTCGCCGAAGGCGCGCCGGCTCGGTGCAGCTTCCCGGACGACGTGCAGACGTTCTTCGATTTCGAGAACGAAAACGACATGAGCTTCGTCTACGCGGAGGTTGACACGTTCCTCTTTGGGGACCTGGGCGCGTACGCTGCACCGATATTCCACTTCGACCTAGACGTGTGA
- the LOC136502107 gene encoding uncharacterized protein has protein sequence MAENDTIQLQRAIFAQYIMMKKLFMELEVEREASVTAASAAMSMIQKLQKEKDAERMEAWQYKRIAEEKINHTNRALEILKEVMELKELEISYLRNQLQVYKHKLLDAGIDDSDIADETIDSDKSLFGSKNMENLCHKIKRNFSLPTLQLTKLYPDMDIKKNGGVQSARSRLSDDSWEQISRNVMAFEPKESFSTDLNGRGKNGEEPHSPSNGVVRDSQTSDEPSCSSSFSMVSNQARENMECTVNHDQLKDSCVGDSRTLDEPPCSSSLSLVSYQTDICSDGAVQAREDMECTVNHDQLKDSCVRDSQTLDEPPCSSSLSVVSCQADICSDGAVQAREGMECTVNHDKLKDSCVGTEMGELVVHPLSEVDPLQIPERSNTTTDSSCTESEIMTEESQLSPTVVTKGRGPRNLSRLAATRKIGSMNNVDRHVRRSSETYTPRAGVERTISRLKRVQSEKMVELSDPRTSKEQIIMLKEVYEQLGMIESHMRPSDSQESPRNDTSLDSVMEAALSFSI, from the exons ATGGCAGAAAATGATACTATTCAGTTACAGAGAGCAATATTCGCCCAGTACATTATGATGAAAAAGTTATTCATGGAATTAGAAGTGGAAAGAGAAGCATCAGTAACTGCTGCAAGCGCAGCCATGTCAATGATTCAAAAGCTTCAAAAAGAGAAGGACGCAGAGAGAATGGAAGCATGGCAGTACAAGAGAATAGCTGAGGAAAAGATCAACCACACTAACAGAGCACTGGAGATTCTAAAGGAGGTCATGGAGCTGAAAGAATTGGAGATCTCGTATCTGAGGAACCAACTGCAGGTGTATAAACACAAGCTATTGGATGCTGGCATTGATGATTCTGACATTGCAGATGAGACAATAGATAGTGATAAGTCTTTGTTTGGAAGCAAAAACATGGAGAATCTTTGTCATAAAATCAAAAGAAATTTCTCTCTGCCAACTTTGCAGTTGACTAAACTATATCCTGATATGGACATCAAGAAAAATGGTGGAGTACAATCAGCAAGGAGCAGGCTGAGTGATGACAGTTGGGAGCAGATTTCAAGAAATGTTATGGCTTTCGAGCCCAAGGAAAGCTTCTCAACAGATTTGAATGGTAGAGGAAAGAATGGTGAAGAACCACATTCTCCAAGCAATGGTGTTGTACGTGACTCTCAGACTTCAGATGAGCCTTCATGTTCTTCCTCGTTCTCAATGGTGAGTAATCAGGCCAGGGAAAATATGGAATGCACAGTAAACCATGATCAACTCAAGGATTCTTGTGTAGGTGATTCTCGGACTTTGGATGAGCCTCCGTGTTCTTCCTCGCTCTCATTGGTGAGTTATCAGACAGATATATGCAGTGATGGAGCAGTTCAGGCCAGGGAAGATATGGAATGCACAGTAAACCATGATCAACTCAAGGATTCTTGTGTACGTGACTCTCAGACTTTGGATGAGCCTCCGTGTTCTTCCTCACTCTCAGTGGTGAGTTGTCAGGCAGATATATGCAGTGATGGAGCAGTTCAGGCCAGGGAAGGTATGGAATGCACAGTAAATCATGATAAACTCAAGGATTCTTGTGTAGGTACTGAAATGGGTGAACTAGTAGTTCATCCTTTAAGTGAAGTTGATCCACTccaaattccagaaagaagcaaTACGACAACTGATTCCTCATGTACTGAAAGTGAAATAATGACTGAAGAATCTCAACTGTCTCCCACGGTTGTTACCAAAGGGCGAGGGCCACGTAATCTGTCCAGGTTGGCTGCAACAAGAAAAATTGGATCGATGAATAATGTCGATAGACATGTCCGTCGAAGCTCTGAAACTTACACACCACGAGCTGGTGTTGAGAGAACCATATCAAGGCTGAAGCGTGTGCAAAGTGAAAAGATGGTTGAGCTAAGTGACCCTAGGACTAGCAAGGAACAGATCATAATGCTGAAGGAGGTATATGAGCAGCTTGGTATGATAGAATCACATATGAGACCTTCTGATTCCCAAGAAAGCCCCCGAAATGACACATCATTAGATTCTGTTATGGAG GCAGCTCTATCCTTCTCCATATAG